Proteins from a genomic interval of Halopseudomonas litoralis:
- a CDS encoding uroporphyrinogen-III synthase yields MSAALLLTRSDADNRRLAARLQAQGINSISLPLLQIDPQAETSQQRSMILELDRYHAVMVVSPIAARQGLERMDACWPQPPARIEWFAVGAGTAAVLEDYGLSVQIPQDGQDSEALLRLPAWQRLLSLPDLRVLIWRGMGGRDHLASTIAEAGGRVDLLELYQRNMPATLSSDLDAAAEQGARAIVILSGQALQHWQRAAGSAWEQQRHWRCWVPGARIAGLAQQLGCTDVVVCQGADDDNVLAAVKAHPLTP; encoded by the coding sequence GTGAGCGCAGCGCTGTTGCTGACGCGCTCGGACGCAGACAATCGCCGTCTGGCAGCGCGGTTGCAGGCGCAAGGCATCAACAGCATCAGCCTACCGCTGCTGCAGATCGACCCGCAGGCGGAAACATCGCAACAGCGCAGCATGATACTGGAGCTGGACCGCTATCATGCGGTGATGGTGGTCAGCCCGATAGCGGCCCGGCAGGGGTTGGAGCGAATGGATGCCTGTTGGCCACAACCCCCGGCTCGTATCGAATGGTTTGCGGTGGGGGCGGGCACGGCGGCGGTGCTGGAGGACTACGGCCTGTCGGTGCAGATCCCGCAGGACGGTCAGGATAGTGAAGCCTTGCTGCGCCTGCCGGCCTGGCAGCGGTTGCTGAGTCTGCCGGATCTGCGCGTATTGATCTGGCGGGGTATGGGTGGACGGGATCATCTGGCCTCGACTATAGCCGAGGCGGGCGGCCGAGTGGATTTACTGGAGTTGTATCAGCGCAACATGCCGGCGACGCTGTCTAGTGATCTGGACGCCGCTGCCGAGCAGGGCGCCAGAGCAATAGTGATACTCAGTGGTCAGGCGTTGCAGCATTGGCAGCGCGCGGCCGGATCAGCATGGGAGCAGCAGCGTCACTGGCGTTGCTGGGTACCGGGAGCGCGGATTGCCGGCCTGGCACAGCAGCTGGGCTGCACCGATGTGGTGGTCTGCCAGGGGGCAGACGATGACAATGTACTCGCCGCCGTGAAGGCGCACCCGCTCACGCCATAA
- the hemC gene encoding hydroxymethylbilane synthase, whose translation MSRHLRIATRKSALALWQAEFVKARLEQLHPGLTVSLVPMVSRGDKLLDSPLAKIGGKGLFVKELEAALLADEADLAVHSMKDVPMQFPEGLGLYVICEREDPRDAFVSNTYESIDALPEGGVVGTSSLRRQAQVMARRPDLQIRFLRGNVNTRLAKLDAGDYDAIILASAGLKRLGFDERIRSCLTPEVSLPAGGQGAVGIECRSDDTELHALLAPLNDLDSGLRVRAERALNNHLNGGCQVPIACYAERANGEIWLRGLVGDPDGQRLLTAEARGPESDPEKLGVAVAEDLLRQGAQEILDAVYREADGQ comes from the coding sequence ATGAGTCGACATCTGCGAATTGCCACTCGCAAGAGCGCATTGGCCCTGTGGCAGGCCGAGTTCGTCAAAGCGCGTCTTGAGCAACTACACCCCGGGCTGACTGTCAGCCTGGTTCCCATGGTCAGTCGCGGCGACAAGCTGCTGGACTCGCCGCTGGCGAAGATCGGCGGCAAGGGGCTGTTCGTCAAGGAGCTGGAAGCCGCTCTGCTGGCCGATGAAGCTGACCTGGCGGTGCACTCCATGAAGGACGTGCCCATGCAGTTCCCTGAAGGATTGGGGCTGTATGTCATCTGCGAGCGCGAAGATCCGCGTGACGCCTTTGTTTCCAATACCTATGAATCCATCGATGCGCTACCCGAGGGCGGCGTCGTCGGCACCTCCAGCCTGCGCCGTCAGGCCCAGGTAATGGCACGCCGCCCGGATCTGCAGATCCGCTTCCTGCGTGGCAACGTCAATACGCGTCTGGCCAAGCTGGATGCGGGTGATTACGACGCCATCATCCTGGCTTCCGCCGGCCTCAAGCGTCTGGGTTTTGATGAGCGTATCCGCAGCTGTCTTACCCCGGAAGTGAGCCTGCCGGCTGGCGGCCAGGGGGCAGTGGGCATCGAGTGCCGCAGCGATGATACCGAGTTGCATGCTCTGTTGGCGCCATTGAATGATCTTGATAGTGGCTTGCGAGTACGTGCCGAGCGTGCGCTGAACAACCACCTGAACGGCGGCTGCCAGGTGCCGATTGCCTGTTATGCCGAACGTGCCAACGGTGAAATCTGGCTGCGTGGACTGGTCGGCGACCCGGACGGCCAGCGTTTGCTGACCGCTGAAGCTCGCGGACCCGAGTCCGACCCGGAGAAACTGGGTGTGGCGGTTGCCGAGGACCTGCTGCGTCAGGGCGCTCAGGAGATTCTCGATGCGGTCTACAGGGAGGCGGACGGGCAGTGA
- a CDS encoding LytR/AlgR family response regulator transcription factor — MKVLIADDEPLARERLARLVSALPGYTVLPDMAANGHEALELVEKSHPDIVLLDIRMPGMDGLQAAARLCELNDSPAVVFCTAHGEYALEAFAVSAVGYLLKPVRSEDLAEALDKAQKLNRLQLASLGKADIASETQQARSHISARTRKGVELVPIEDVFYFVADHKYVTLRHGEGEVLLDEPLKALEDEFGEHFVRIHRNALVARSRIERLQRSTMGHFHLHLKGLPDETLTVSRRHVPGLRKLMEGL; from the coding sequence ATGAAAGTACTTATCGCCGATGATGAACCTCTTGCCCGAGAGCGCTTGGCCAGGCTGGTATCGGCCCTGCCGGGCTACACCGTATTGCCGGATATGGCCGCTAACGGGCACGAGGCGCTGGAGCTGGTTGAAAAATCGCATCCTGACATAGTGCTGCTGGATATTCGTATGCCGGGTATGGACGGCTTGCAGGCCGCGGCTCGGCTATGTGAGCTGAACGATTCCCCGGCAGTAGTGTTTTGCACCGCCCATGGCGAGTATGCCTTGGAAGCCTTTGCTGTCAGCGCTGTCGGCTATCTGCTCAAACCGGTGCGCAGCGAGGATCTCGCGGAGGCGTTGGACAAGGCGCAGAAGCTCAATCGTTTGCAACTGGCCAGCCTGGGCAAAGCTGATATTGCCAGCGAAACGCAGCAGGCGCGTAGTCATATCAGTGCCCGCACTCGCAAGGGTGTGGAGCTGGTGCCTATTGAAGATGTGTTTTATTTCGTCGCTGATCATAAATACGTGACCTTGCGTCACGGCGAGGGAGAAGTGCTACTGGATGAGCCGCTGAAGGCGCTTGAGGATGAGTTCGGTGAACACTTTGTGCGAATCCATCGCAATGCCTTGGTGGCGCGCAGCCGTATCGAGCGCCTGCAGCGCAGTACTATGGGGCATTTTCATCTGCACCTCAAGGGGCTTCCGGATGAGACGCTGACGGTCAGTCGCCGGCATGTGCCGGGGCTGCGCAAACTGATGGAAGGGTTGTGA
- a CDS encoding sensor histidine kinase, whose product MHDRVLLADTAPMNGFWSLLSKPQAGEDFFLPDLCSSVAVFTLVVLAELMVLVWVLAQPAAEGFDWLQLALASLFVQWIVLLSAALLCRLRSWMRRRPLGVAIACCYAVVVGLALIFTVLADWVLYQGMAGSPPLRAEQLLRHGLIALIMTSMLLRYFYLQQQWQLHDQAALQARLQSLQSRIRPHFLFNSLNSIVSLIGSQPDKAESAVLDLSDLFRANLADTEAVATWGEEYRLCRGYLRIEQYRLGERLRVIWTVDELPEDLPMPLLTLQPLLENAILHGLQPSIDGGYISVTGRYREGCVELLVSNSCPQQSKHQGASMALNNIRARLAALFGSSATVDAWQDGPRYFSRLVYPCKQPFT is encoded by the coding sequence TTGCACGATCGCGTCCTGCTGGCGGACACTGCGCCGATGAATGGATTCTGGTCATTATTGAGCAAGCCCCAGGCGGGAGAGGACTTTTTTCTTCCGGACCTGTGCTCGTCCGTAGCGGTATTCACTTTGGTGGTACTGGCCGAGCTGATGGTGCTGGTCTGGGTGCTGGCACAACCGGCTGCGGAGGGCTTCGACTGGTTGCAGCTGGCGCTGGCGTCATTGTTCGTGCAGTGGATAGTGCTGTTATCTGCGGCGCTGTTGTGTCGCCTGCGTAGCTGGATGCGCCGCCGTCCGCTGGGCGTGGCCATCGCTTGCTGTTATGCAGTGGTGGTGGGACTCGCGCTGATATTTACTGTGCTTGCCGACTGGGTGCTCTACCAGGGAATGGCCGGCAGCCCGCCTTTGCGCGCCGAGCAACTGCTGCGCCATGGTCTGATTGCCCTGATCATGACCAGCATGCTGCTGCGTTACTTCTATCTGCAACAACAATGGCAATTGCATGACCAGGCGGCGCTGCAGGCGCGGCTGCAATCGTTGCAGTCGCGTATCCGTCCGCATTTCCTGTTCAACAGCCTCAACAGTATCGTCAGCCTGATCGGCAGCCAGCCAGACAAGGCAGAAAGCGCTGTGCTTGATCTTTCCGACCTGTTTCGCGCCAACCTTGCCGACACCGAGGCGGTGGCGACCTGGGGGGAGGAGTATCGTCTGTGCCGCGGTTATCTGCGTATCGAACAGTATCGTCTGGGTGAGCGGCTACGGGTGATCTGGACGGTGGATGAGCTGCCGGAAGACCTGCCGATGCCGTTGCTGACGCTGCAGCCCCTGCTGGAAAACGCGATTCTGCATGGTTTGCAGCCCAGCATCGATGGCGGCTACATCAGCGTTACAGGACGCTACCGTGAGGGCTGCGTGGAACTGCTGGTCTCCAACAGTTGTCCACAGCAATCGAAGCATCAAGGCGCGAGCATGGCGCTGAACAATATCCGCGCGCGCCTGGCAGCCCTGTTCGGGTCATCGGCCACAGTTGATGCGTGGCAGGACGGGCCGCGCTACTTCAGTAGGCTAGTCTATCCTTGTAAGCAACCGTTCACTTAA
- the argH gene encoding argininosuccinate lyase — MSQDQTTNQSWGGRFSEPVDAFVARFTASVDFDKRLYKHDIQGSIAHATMLAKVGVLSDVERDSIIDGLRAIQGEIEAGQFDWQVDLEDVHMNIEARLTARIGITGKKLHTGRSRNDQVATDIRLWLREEIDIIVAELERLQQGLLAQAEQHAAVIMPGFTHLQTAQPVTFGHHLLAWFEMLCRDRERLLDCRKRVNRMPLGSAALAGTTYPIDRQLTCELLGFDAVSGNSLDGVSDRDFAIEFCSAAALAMMHMSRFSEELVLWTSAQFNFIELPDRFCTGSSIMPQKKNPDVPELVRGKSGRVYGHLMGLLTLMKSQPLAYNKDNQEDKEPLFDAADTLRDCLRAFADMIPAIKPRKDVMREAALRGFSTATDLADYLVRKGLPFRDCHEIVGHAVKYGVDSGKDLAEMSLDELRRFSDQIEQDVFDVLTLEGSVNARDHIGGTAPAQVLAAVQRGRELLNS, encoded by the coding sequence ATGAGCCAAGATCAGACTACCAACCAATCCTGGGGTGGCCGTTTCAGCGAACCGGTAGACGCTTTCGTCGCCCGCTTCACCGCCTCGGTCGATTTTGACAAGCGCCTGTACAAACATGACATTCAGGGCTCCATCGCCCACGCCACCATGCTGGCCAAGGTCGGCGTACTGAGCGACGTCGAACGCGACAGCATCATCGACGGCCTGCGTGCTATCCAGGGCGAGATCGAAGCCGGTCAGTTCGATTGGCAGGTAGATCTGGAAGATGTGCACATGAACATCGAAGCGCGCCTGACCGCTCGCATCGGCATCACCGGCAAAAAGCTGCACACCGGCCGCTCGCGTAACGATCAGGTAGCGACCGACATCCGTCTGTGGCTGCGTGAAGAAATCGACATCATCGTCGCTGAGCTGGAGCGTCTGCAGCAGGGTCTGCTGGCCCAGGCCGAGCAACATGCCGCCGTGATCATGCCTGGCTTCACTCACCTGCAGACTGCGCAGCCGGTGACCTTCGGCCACCACCTGCTGGCCTGGTTCGAGATGCTCTGCCGTGACCGCGAGCGCCTGCTCGACTGCCGCAAGCGTGTCAACCGCATGCCATTGGGCAGCGCTGCGCTGGCCGGCACCACCTACCCCATCGACCGCCAGCTGACCTGCGAGCTGCTGGGCTTTGATGCGGTTTCCGGCAATTCGCTGGACGGCGTGTCCGACCGTGATTTCGCTATCGAATTCTGCTCTGCCGCCGCGCTGGCAATGATGCACATGTCGCGCTTCTCCGAGGAACTGGTGCTGTGGACCAGCGCCCAGTTCAACTTCATCGAACTGCCCGACCGATTCTGCACCGGTTCATCCATCATGCCGCAGAAGAAGAATCCCGACGTGCCTGAGCTGGTACGTGGCAAGTCCGGCCGGGTCTACGGTCACCTGATGGGCCTGCTGACCCTGATGAAGAGCCAACCGCTGGCCTATAACAAGGACAATCAGGAAGACAAGGAACCGCTGTTCGACGCCGCCGACACCCTGCGCGACTGCCTGCGCGCCTTTGCCGATATGATCCCCGCGATCAAGCCTCGCAAGGACGTGATGCGCGAAGCCGCACTGCGCGGTTTCTCCACTGCCACCGACCTGGCCGACTACCTGGTACGCAAGGGACTACCGTTCCGCGATTGCCACGAGATCGTTGGTCATGCGGTCAAATATGGCGTGGACAGCGGCAAGGATCTGGCCGAGATGAGCCTGGACGAGCTGCGTCGCTTCAGCGACCAGATTGAGCAGGACGTGTTCGATGTCTTGACGCTGGAAGGCTCGGTAAACGCCCGCGACCATATCGGCGGTACTGCCCCAGCGCAGGTACTGGCTGCAGTGCAACGTGGCCGCGAGCTGCTGAACAGCTGA
- the aguA gene encoding agmatine deiminase, whose translation MYTLHSTPRADGYAMPAEWAPHSQTWMVWPERPDNWRLGAKPAQAAFAEVARAIAGFEPVTVGVSAAQYANASLQLDHPAIRVVEISSDDAWVRDTGPTFVTNGQGGVRGVDWVFNAWGGFDGGLYWPWNRDDQVADKILGLERCPRYRTDGFVLEGGAIHVDGEGTLITTEECLLNTNRNPHLQRHEVERMLMDYLGIERVIWLPEGLYNDETDGHVDNFCCFVRPGEVLLAWTDDVTDPNHARCQAALRVLEGSRDAQGRELTVHRMPIPGPIHATAQECAGIDRVVGSQPRDPSIRLAGSYVNFLIVNGGIIAPSFDDPQDAPAQAILESLFPDRRVVMVPGREILLGGGNIHCITQQQPVS comes from the coding sequence ATGTACACCTTGCACAGCACGCCCCGCGCCGACGGTTACGCCATGCCCGCCGAATGGGCGCCGCACAGCCAGACCTGGATGGTCTGGCCGGAACGCCCGGACAACTGGCGTCTCGGCGCCAAACCGGCCCAGGCCGCCTTTGCCGAGGTGGCGCGGGCGATTGCCGGCTTCGAGCCGGTCACTGTCGGCGTATCTGCCGCGCAATACGCCAATGCCAGCCTGCAACTGGATCATCCGGCGATTCGCGTGGTGGAAATCAGCAGCGATGATGCCTGGGTGCGTGACACCGGACCGACCTTCGTCACCAATGGCCAGGGCGGCGTGCGTGGTGTCGATTGGGTATTCAATGCCTGGGGCGGTTTCGATGGCGGCTTGTACTGGCCATGGAACCGGGACGATCAGGTGGCGGACAAGATTCTCGGCCTGGAGCGCTGCCCGCGCTACCGCACCGACGGCTTCGTGCTGGAAGGTGGCGCTATCCATGTGGACGGCGAGGGCACTCTGATCACCACAGAGGAATGCCTGCTCAACACCAATCGCAACCCGCACCTGCAACGCCATGAGGTTGAGCGGATGCTGATGGATTATCTGGGAATCGAGCGGGTCATCTGGCTGCCGGAGGGGTTATACAACGATGAAACCGACGGCCATGTTGACAACTTCTGCTGTTTTGTCCGTCCCGGCGAAGTGCTGCTGGCCTGGACCGATGACGTGACCGACCCCAATCATGCCCGCTGCCAGGCGGCGCTGCGGGTATTGGAGGGCAGCCGGGACGCGCAGGGCCGGGAGCTGACTGTGCATCGGATGCCGATACCCGGACCCATTCATGCCACGGCGCAAGAGTGTGCCGGCATTGACCGAGTGGTCGGCAGCCAGCCGCGCGATCCGTCGATCCGACTGGCCGGTTCCTACGTAAACTTTCTGATCGTCAATGGCGGCATCATCGCTCCGTCATTCGATGACCCGCAGGATGCACCAGCGCAAGCCATTCTGGAGTCCCTGTTTCCCGATCGCCGGGTGGTGATGGTGCCTGGACGGGAAATACTCCTTGGGGGCGGCAATATTCACTGCATTACTCAGCAGCAGCCCGTTAGCTGA
- the aguB gene encoding N-carbamoylputrescine amidase has protein sequence MPRLVTVAATQMSCSWDRQANIAKAEQLVRQAAAQGAQIILIQELFETPYFCQKPNPEYLQLATSVEDNPAIAHFSRLAKELEVVLPISFFELSGRARFNSIAIIDADGRNLGVYRKSHIPDGPGYHEKYYFNPGDTGFKVWKTRFATIGVGICWDQWFPESARVMALQGAEVLFYPTAIGSEPHDSSITSKDHWQRVQQGHAGANLMPLVASNRVGLEEQDGYDITFYGASFIANQFGDKVQEANDRDETVLVQQFDLDELEHIRAAWGVFRDRRPNLYGPLKTLDGSLES, from the coding sequence ATGCCCCGCCTCGTTACCGTCGCTGCCACCCAAATGAGTTGCAGCTGGGATCGGCAGGCCAACATTGCCAAAGCTGAACAACTGGTGCGTCAGGCTGCTGCCCAGGGCGCGCAGATCATTCTGATTCAGGAGCTGTTCGAGACGCCGTACTTCTGTCAGAAGCCCAACCCCGAATACCTGCAGCTGGCCACCTCAGTCGAAGACAACCCGGCCATTGCCCATTTCAGTAGACTGGCCAAGGAGTTGGAGGTGGTGCTGCCGATCAGCTTTTTCGAGCTGAGTGGCCGTGCGCGTTTCAACAGTATCGCTATCATTGATGCCGACGGGCGCAATCTGGGTGTGTACCGCAAGAGCCATATCCCGGATGGACCCGGCTACCACGAGAAATATTATTTCAACCCGGGCGACACCGGCTTCAAGGTCTGGAAGACCCGTTTCGCTACCATCGGCGTGGGCATCTGTTGGGATCAATGGTTTCCGGAAAGTGCCCGGGTCATGGCGCTGCAGGGTGCGGAGGTCCTGTTCTATCCCACCGCCATTGGCAGCGAGCCACATGACTCCTCCATTACCTCGAAGGACCATTGGCAGCGTGTGCAACAGGGTCATGCCGGGGCTAACCTGATGCCGTTGGTGGCCAGTAACCGGGTCGGGCTGGAAGAGCAGGATGGCTACGACATCACCTTCTATGGCGCTTCCTTTATCGCCAACCAGTTCGGCGACAAGGTGCAGGAAGCCAATGACCGGGACGAAACCGTGCTGGTGCAACAGTTCGATCTGGATGAGCTGGAGCACATTCGCGCTGCCTGGGGTGTGTTCCGTGACCGCCGGCCCAATCTGTACGGTCCGCTGAAAACCCTGGATGGTTCGCTGGAGTCCTGA
- a CDS encoding carboxylesterase/lipase family protein, which translates to MSEDSLYLNVTVPDGFDGEKLPVMVWFHGGGFAILTGNTKAFNNTSLPEEGVVVVTVNHRLGPLGYMAHPALTAESPDNTSGNYGQLDLVAALKWVRDNIEGFGGDPDNVTIFGESGGGGKVLSLINSPMASGLFHKAIVQSGMAGPDDVLMPVENLLAAEEADGIAVAEALGVQDADDVAAALRAIPWPQLVAAADGSGRAFSPNVDGVYMLDGIRDSFEAGRHNDVPVMAGANEGDTPALIDGLKWYMPWMADNSEADAFVYVFDHLPDNWSSQGSLAYHGAELVYVFDYPGSFLSHYLLGLTGLEDPVGGDTPTPQGFAMNHPGWNPNDVSVTDSMRAMWTNFARTGNPSIEGLEWPAYTSENDTYLRITQQPMVETGLNDAFP; encoded by the coding sequence ATGAGCGAGGACAGCCTGTACCTGAACGTCACCGTACCGGATGGCTTTGATGGCGAGAAACTGCCGGTGATGGTCTGGTTCCATGGCGGTGGTTTTGCCATCCTCACCGGTAACACCAAGGCCTTTAACAATACGTCGCTGCCCGAGGAGGGCGTGGTCGTGGTCACGGTCAACCACCGCCTCGGGCCGCTGGGCTACATGGCGCACCCAGCGCTGACCGCCGAATCGCCGGACAACACCTCGGGCAACTATGGCCAGCTTGATCTGGTCGCTGCGCTGAAATGGGTGCGGGACAATATCGAAGGGTTTGGTGGCGACCCGGATAACGTAACCATCTTTGGTGAGTCCGGCGGGGGCGGCAAGGTGTTGTCGCTGATCAATTCCCCCATGGCCAGCGGCCTGTTCCACAAAGCCATAGTGCAGAGCGGCATGGCCGGTCCGGATGATGTGCTGATGCCGGTCGAGAACCTGTTGGCAGCAGAAGAGGCCGATGGCATTGCCGTAGCCGAGGCGCTGGGTGTGCAGGATGCCGACGACGTGGCCGCAGCATTGCGGGCTATCCCCTGGCCGCAATTGGTAGCTGCTGCTGACGGCTCCGGCCGGGCCTTTTCCCCCAACGTGGATGGCGTCTATATGCTCGACGGCATCCGCGACAGCTTCGAAGCCGGGCGGCACAATGATGTGCCGGTGATGGCCGGGGCCAACGAAGGTGACACCCCCGCGTTGATTGACGGCCTCAAGTGGTACATGCCCTGGATGGCCGACAATAGCGAGGCGGACGCCTTCGTCTACGTATTCGATCACCTGCCGGACAACTGGTCCAGCCAAGGCTCGCTGGCCTATCACGGCGCGGAACTGGTGTACGTATTCGATTATCCCGGCAGCTTCCTGTCGCACTATTTGCTGGGGCTGACCGGCCTTGAAGATCCGGTGGGAGGCGATACCCCGACGCCGCAGGGCTTTGCTATGAACCATCCGGGTTGGAATCCGAATGATGTGTCGGTAACCGACAGTATGCGCGCCATGTGGACCAACTTTGCCCGCACCGGCAACCCGTCGATCGAGGGTCTGGAGTGGCCTGCCTACACCTCGGAGAATGACACCTACCTGCGTATTACCCAGCAGCCGATGGTGGAAACCGGGTTAAATGATGCGTTCCCGTAA
- a CDS encoding carboxylesterase family protein gives MKRTPLSRWPKRLTTIPMLCTFAVSLAGCFDGGGGSSSKGPATQTGTFVDSPVAGLRYQTDSQDGTTDEQGSFQYRSGETVIFHLGDLRLGEAEGAELLTPLDLVSGAEDHTNDAVTNIAVLLQTLDQDGNTSNGITLTPDIAELVSVYADRLTFDMDYAAFSASLADLLDDLNNAEPPVFTDSFPGPRTVVAEADAQEHLARALAPQKVIDTEFGRLSGFQHEDGSWAWYGVPYAKPPVGELRFKPPAKPDAWEGVRWATGWADQSAQNPAYVWPSAKAA, from the coding sequence ATGAAGCGAACCCCTCTTTCTCGTTGGCCCAAACGCCTGACGACAATTCCCATGTTATGTACCTTTGCTGTGTCGCTGGCCGGCTGTTTCGATGGCGGTGGTGGCAGTAGCAGCAAGGGCCCCGCCACGCAAACCGGTACCTTCGTTGACAGCCCGGTTGCCGGCCTGCGCTATCAAACCGACAGCCAGGACGGCACGACGGACGAGCAGGGCAGCTTCCAATACCGCTCCGGTGAAACCGTTATCTTCCACCTCGGTGACCTCCGCCTCGGCGAAGCCGAGGGCGCGGAACTGCTTACACCGCTGGATCTGGTCAGCGGCGCGGAGGACCATACCAACGACGCCGTGACCAATATTGCCGTGCTGCTGCAGACCCTCGACCAGGATGGCAATACCAGCAACGGCATTACCCTCACGCCGGATATTGCCGAGTTGGTCTCAGTTTACGCCGACCGCCTGACGTTCGACATGGATTACGCCGCCTTCAGCGCTTCGTTGGCGGACCTGCTGGATGATCTGAACAACGCCGAGCCGCCGGTCTTCACCGATAGCTTCCCCGGACCGCGAACGGTGGTGGCCGAAGCCGATGCGCAGGAGCATCTGGCCCGAGCACTGGCACCACAGAAAGTCATCGATACCGAGTTCGGCAGGCTGTCGGGCTTCCAACATGAGGATGGCAGTTGGGCCTGGTACGGCGTGCCTTACGCCAAGCCACCGGTGGGTGAGCTGCGCTTCAAACCACCAGCCAAGCCCGACGCCTGGGAAGGCGTGCGCTGGGCCACTGGCTGGGCCGATCAATCCGCGCAGAATCCCGCCTATGTGTGGCCTTCGGCGAAGGCGGCATGA
- a CDS encoding M90 family metallopeptidase: MINPRSSCNDSGNRNPDRSTAISKAASIQRPAPGWWQRLRHWREERQLRRLTVTADQWQQALGDWAVYQRYPPEQQRHIHELALRLLLRKHLVAVNGAQLDDRLRLRIAGMAVVPVLELGLEWYDRWQTLILYDGPFVAEHSWEDEFGVVHQESCERSGEAWERGPVVLSLEDVGHSGQGDGYNVVIHELAHTLDMREASANGAPPLHAGMDAAAWQRDMRAAWNDLARRADNDEPLPVDEYALEDPAEFFAVLSETFFEQPESLQAAWPKVYGHLADFYRQDSLFSQT, from the coding sequence ATGATAAACCCGAGGTCATCGTGCAATGATTCAGGCAACCGTAACCCCGACAGGAGCACAGCCATTTCCAAAGCAGCTTCTATCCAGCGACCGGCCCCAGGTTGGTGGCAGCGCCTGCGCCATTGGCGGGAAGAGCGTCAACTGCGTCGGCTGACGGTCACAGCTGATCAGTGGCAACAGGCGCTGGGCGACTGGGCGGTATACCAGCGTTACCCGCCGGAGCAACAGCGCCATATCCACGAGCTGGCGCTGCGATTGCTGCTGCGCAAACATCTGGTGGCGGTCAATGGTGCGCAGCTGGATGACCGGTTGCGTTTGCGCATCGCCGGCATGGCGGTGGTGCCGGTGCTCGAGTTGGGGCTGGAATGGTACGACCGCTGGCAGACGCTGATTCTCTACGATGGCCCCTTCGTTGCCGAACACAGCTGGGAAGATGAGTTTGGCGTTGTGCATCAGGAAAGCTGTGAGCGCAGCGGTGAAGCCTGGGAGCGCGGGCCGGTGGTGCTGTCGCTGGAAGATGTCGGGCATTCGGGGCAGGGCGACGGCTACAACGTGGTGATTCACGAACTGGCGCACACGCTGGATATGCGCGAGGCCAGCGCCAATGGCGCCCCGCCTCTGCATGCGGGCATGGATGCGGCAGCCTGGCAGCGGGATATGCGCGCGGCCTGGAATGACCTGGCGCGCCGCGCCGATAACGACGAACCGCTCCCGGTGGATGAATACGCGCTGGAAGACCCGGCGGAGTTCTTTGCTGTGCTGTCGGAGACCTTTTTTGAGCAGCCTGAATCGTTGCAAGCTGCATGGCCGAAGGTGTATGGGCATCTGGCCGACTTCTACCGTCAGGACTCGCTTTTCAGCCAGACATAG